DNA sequence from the Glycine soja cultivar W05 chromosome 18, ASM419377v2, whole genome shotgun sequence genome:
atttttttatacagtatattcattttaattagctcacataaaaaaatcattttaattaaattcaaaaaagaAAGGTATTTTATGAGACTGGACAACAAATGCCAAAGAAGTGTTGTTCCAAGGTGGTTGAAACTGACGTTGATGTGCTCATTGATATCATCGAAGCCACAGTGTTAAAACCAGAGTGTTGCTCCTTTGTACTCTCCATCATCCCTCTTGCATAGCATTGCACTGTTTCCCTTTTCTCTTCTCTCATCGTCATTCACACACCCTCTTCTCTTCGATCTCATCGCCCTCACAAACCCTTATATTTACACCGGCCCACTTTCCTATTTGCACCATTTCGTTCAGATCATAGCGCCGTTTGAGATCAGAAACCggaaaaaataggtttttgattCGTGGGGTTGGTTCCAAATGGCGTCATTCACGATCCCTTGCCCCAAGTGCGTTGTTGTTCCTTTTGCTCATTTGGGACTGAACTCTCAGACCCAGCAACGGAACGCGCTGGGGTTGAAGAAATCGCTCTCATTTGGATCTTTGAGTAGTGATTCGGCGCCAAATGGGATTCAGGTGCgtgttttttttgtgaaatgtGAATCTGGTTTTGAAGTTTGGATTAATAATACCATGTTGATTTGTTCAGATTTTGGACGGTGGTGATTCCACTGTGCCTCATTGATTGTTTCGTGCGTGTGCTTGTGTAATTGTGTTTGAGTTTTTAATTGTATCATGAATAAGCTAGAAGGGTTGCTCCAGAATGCtcaattttccctttttacctTTGTTTTTCTTGGAGGTTAGATGGTGATGGGGAAACAATGGAATTCAGGTTTATTGGCTGAATTTAGAAATTTGGGTGTCATTTCGTTAACTTATTTCTTGTTTTAGTATATTGGTTAAGCTATTGTCTATGCTcttactttaattattattctattaATTTCAGCATATATTAGTGATAACTAATAACCAAATCCCTATCACTGTCTCTTCTGTGTTGAGTGTCCTTTGCTTTTTgggttaaaaacaaaaacaaaggggaGCCTTTTGTTCCTTTAAGTCCTGTTGAATTTGAAGCTTTGTTCAACAACTCACACTTTACAATTGACACATATTTTGATGTATGGAAACGAAGAGTTTCATCCCTGTCTTTTACCGCACTTCTTGCACAGTGAAGAAATCAttagtattttgttttattcaatACAATCTACAGCTAAATGTTTGATCAATTGACAAGTGTTACCTTTAGTACATTTTATGGGGTCCTTTTCCCTCTTGTTTCTGAATGCTCGTGATGGAATAGGAATATTGAGCTACTGTTTGGATAAACTCATCGATAAGTAACTTTACAGAAACTCTTAATttaacttcttcaaaagctgAGGTGCAcaagttgattttagtttatGGGAAAAGTTCAATTTATTTTGCCTTCTTATTCTCTTCTCTTATAAGTGTTGATacaaaagtttatccaaacagggTCTGAGTCTTGTAAAAATTCCGTGACATTAAAATTTAGTGCTGAGCATAAGACCCTCTTGCATATGAAACTCCAAAGTACAGTCATAGAGAATCATCGTGATCAATGTTTTGTTGAGTGCTATTGTGTTGTCAATATTTGCTGCCATATGGGAATATTTCTATCATGAAGCTTGGTATTGGGTTTACATTCAGCTTCAGCTTTATGGTTTAGAGTTCCTAGTAATTTTTATGCTTAAATAAGTAATGTTTCTATATAtttcatttcctcacatggTGATGACACATTTTCAGCATGTTATAATCAGAAGTAGTACATTATTTCCGTTGTATTTGTTGTTCTGATTGCTAATATTAATAAACTTAAGTCAGAAGCTTTGCagctatatttttctttctgatTGTTTATATGTTTCATTGTTATTGTCATGTCCTGCAGTGCCTTAACAAGAAGCAATCTTCTGTCTGGAAGCTTCAAGCACAACCAAAAGAGGTCAGTTCACATTGAGTATTACTTTTGAAGAAAATTGTCATGAGAGTTCTCTAATCCTTCTGAGCAAATTAGTTCTTCATAAGGTTAAATTAACAATAACCATAAATTACCTTGCTGTGTGTCCTAGGCTGTTACTGTTGAAAATTCTGCACCTGTACAGGTCAATGGACCTAAAATTGCTCCACCAGAAGAGAAGGATGACCATAATGGAAAACCCTCTGGTCCAAGCACTTCTGCTGATGCATCTTCAATTTCTGCATTTATGAACCAAGTTTCAGATCTTGTTAAGTAAGACTAAGCTGCTGTGCTTTTCATaaacttgtgtttttttttttaattcttatatcaACATTAGTGTATGAAACGtttctatatattataataatactaTTGTTCTGGGCAGACTTGTGGACTCTAAAGATATTATGGAGCTGCAACTCAAGCAAGCAAACTGTGAACTCGTGATAAGAAAGAAGGAAGCTTTGCTGCCTCCACCAGCTACATTTGTAGCTCCAGTGTCACAACCATTTCCATATCCCACAAATTCTCTTCCAGCAGCACCACCTCCAGTTGCTACTTCCACTCCTGCAAGTTCTCCATCTTCAAAAGCAGCTCCTGCCTTACCTCCTGCAAAAGCAAGCAAATCATCTCATCCGGCACTGAAATGTCCAATGGCAGGAACCTTTTATCGAAGTCCAGCACCTGGCGAACCTCCATTTGTCAAGGTATGTATCAGTATAAGTATTACTGTATATGCACATGTAATTTAAATAGTGAACTTCTTTTGAGGTGTTGATTTACAAATCATTCTACAGGGTACATACTGCTAATTATTACCATGTTTGCCAAATAAATTAATGGATAATGCTAGGTCatgtatttgattgtgttttttttagaattattttattaaatattttttgaaaatgagaTAATAAATTAATGGTAAGAGTAAGGTAAGAAGATGAGATAATGTAAGGAAGAGAGTGAGTAAGAAAATTGAAAGTAGAAAACCAAAACAACTTAAAATTGTTctggttattttattttaaaaactgaaagagatattacttttgaaatcaattttgaAACAGAAAATAGTTTTCTAGAATATGAGACAAATAAAGTCTTATTCTTCTGTCACTGTTTCTGTGTTTCAGGTGGGAGATAAAGTGCAGAAGGGGCAGGTCATTTGCATTATTGAGGCTATGAAACTAATGAATGAAATTGAAGTATGTATATTGTTTTTTCTGtgctactttttttatatttttctgctttctttctccttttacTAATATTACTCTCTTAT
Encoded proteins:
- the LOC114397683 gene encoding biotin carboxyl carrier protein of acetyl-CoA carboxylase 2, chloroplastic-like, encoding MASFTIPCPKCVVVPFAHLGLNSQTQQRNALGLKKSLSFGSLSSDSAPNGIQCLNKKQSSVWKLQAQPKEAVTVENSAPVQVNGPKIAPPEEKDDHNGKPSGPSTSADASSISAFMNQVSDLVKLVDSKDIMELQLKQANCELVIRKKEALLPPPATFVAPVSQPFPYPTNSLPAAPPPVATSTPASSPSSKAAPALPPAKASKSSHPALKCPMAGTFYRSPAPGEPPFVKVGDKVQKGQVICIIEAMKLMNEIEADQSGTVAEVVAEDGKPVSVDTPLFVIVP